Proteins from one Salarias fasciatus chromosome 14, fSalaFa1.1, whole genome shotgun sequence genomic window:
- the LOC115401133 gene encoding LOW QUALITY PROTEIN: apolipoprotein A-I-like (The sequence of the model RefSeq protein was modified relative to this genomic sequence to represent the inferred CDS: deleted 2 bases in 1 codon), with amino-acid sequence MKFVALALALFLAVGSQAASLQADAPSQLDHFRAVADVYAEQVREGAKRALEKLEGTQYSELKPIISQRIDDFHSQLKAAQQSIAPMTDNFVKTIADATVDVRASVQAEFDTLKAEIEAKRDQLRPILEKHFDEYRVELEPILKEYVDKHNADIESHELRLQPVVESLRHQGGNQSGRDQNCNPAHRGVTSALGSLDRLEGLKAVVGPYVDEYKDQLAAAYSRAQSVDRAQLEQLREKIAPLAADIKVKVQAMFEAIVAASTRAKSPPTCSCN; translated from the exons ATGAAATTCGTGGCTCTTGCTCTCGCCCTTTTCCTGGCTGTCG GCTCTCAGGCCGCTTCCCTGCAGGCCGATGCCCCCTCACAACTGGATCACTTCCGCGCCGTTGCGGATGTGTATGCAGAGCAGGTGAGGGAGGGCGCCAAGAGAGCTCTGGAAAAGCTGGAAGGCACCCAGTACAGCGAGCTCAA GCCCATCATCAGCCAACGCATCGATGATTTCCATAGTCAGCTGAAGGCTGCCCAGCAGTCAATTGCTCCCATGACCGACAACTTTGTGAAAACCATCGCCGATGCCACCGTTGATGTGCGTGCCAGCGTCCAGGCTGAGTTCGACACCCTGAAGGCTGAAATTGAAGCAAAGAGAGATCAGCTGAGGCCCATCTTGGAGAAGCACTTCGATGAATACCGCGTCGAGCTGGAGCCCATCCTGAAAGAGTACGTGGACAAGCACAACGCTGACATTGAAAGCCATGAG CTGAGGCTGCAGCCCGTGGTGGAGAGCCTGCGCCACCAAGGTGGAAACCAATCTGGAAGAGACCAAAACTGCAATCCAGCCCATCGTGGAGTCACGTCCGCTCTAGGCTCACTGGACCGTCTGGAAGGTCTGAAGGCTGTCGTCGGGCCCTACGTTGATGAATACAAGGATCAGCTTGCAGCGGCCTACAGCAGGGCTCAGAGCGTCGACCGTGCGCAGCTCGAGCAGCTGAGGGAGAAGATCGCACCTCTGGCTGCAGATATCAAGGTGAAGGTGCAAGCCATGTTCGAGGCCATTGTTGCTGCTTCAACCAGAGCTAAATCCCCTCCAACATGTTCTTGTAACTAA
- the LOC115400021 gene encoding T-box transcription factor TBX1, with protein MPCCTDGGSPLCAKAPQVSGVRVQLEMQALWQQFDLLGTEMIVTKAGRRMFPTFQVRISGMDPSAEYVLLMDFIPVDDKRYRYAFHSSSWLVAGRADVAAPSRMHFHPDSPARGAQWMKQTVSFDTLKLTNNLLDDNGHMILNSMHRYQPRFHVVYADPGPNSHLNAYRNFCSFSFKETQFMAVTAYQNHRITQLKIASNPFAKGFRTPDPQTW; from the exons ATGCCCTGCTGCACAGACGGGGGGTCGCCGCTGTGCGCCAAGGCCCCCCAGGTCAgcggggtcagagttcagctgGAGATGCAGGCTCTGTGGCAGCAGTTTGACCTGCTGGGCACAGAGATGATTGTGACCAAAGCTGGAAG GAGGATGTTTCCCACGTTTCAAGTTCGAATCTCAGGGATGGATCCCTCTGCTGAATATGTTCTGCTCATGGACTTCATCCCTGTCGATGACAAACGATACAG atacGCCTTCCACAGCTCGTCCTGGTTGGTTGCAGGGAGGGCAGACGTGGCAGCACCCAGCAGGATGCATTTCCATCCAGACTCCCCTGCTCGTGGGGCTCAGTGGATGAAGCAAACCGTTTCCTTTGACACTTTGAAGCTCACCAACAACCTGCTGGATGACAACGGACAT ATGATATTAAACTCCATGCACCGCTACCAGCCGCGCTTCCATGTGGTGTACGCAGACCCGGGACCCAACAGTCATTTAAATGCATACAGGAACTTCTGTTCCTTCTCATTCAAAGAGACTCAGTTCATGGCCGTCACTGCTTATCAGAACCACAGG ATTACACAGCTGAAAATTGCGAGTAACCCCTTTGCTAAAGGCTTCAGGACACCAGACCCCCAGACCTGGTGA